One part of the Terrimicrobium sacchariphilum genome encodes these proteins:
- the vccD gene encoding Verru_Chthon cassette protein D — protein MSSSLSKSAVFRRRAAGFTLIELLSVMAIISILAVTTLPAIRGTLDGVTISGAAGVVESELSYARQVAMSRNLPVEVRFYKHDDGNGLAWRAVASVIPSSVSGATGDEWLSRGKVLPGNVIADDAQEYSTLISLAGSASTNAGPWTATESASAPGILRGKSYVGFRFRPDGSINLPNGQPWCLTLRSSTSRQSGSAPADNYVSIVLDSLTGRTMSYQP, from the coding sequence ATGTCTTCTTCTCTTTCCAAATCGGCGGTTTTCCGTCGGCGAGCGGCAGGCTTCACATTGATCGAACTGCTGTCGGTGATGGCGATCATTTCGATCCTTGCGGTAACGACGCTGCCTGCGATCCGTGGCACGCTCGATGGCGTAACGATCAGCGGAGCAGCTGGGGTGGTCGAATCAGAGCTCTCCTATGCCCGGCAGGTCGCCATGAGTCGGAATCTCCCTGTCGAGGTTCGGTTTTATAAGCACGATGACGGCAATGGCCTGGCCTGGCGTGCCGTGGCCTCGGTGATACCATCCTCTGTCAGCGGTGCGACCGGGGACGAGTGGCTGAGCCGGGGCAAGGTGCTTCCGGGAAATGTCATTGCTGACGATGCCCAGGAATATTCCACCCTTATCTCGCTGGCTGGCTCGGCGTCGACGAACGCAGGTCCCTGGACGGCGACGGAGTCGGCCTCCGCGCCTGGCATCCTGCGCGGCAAGTCCTATGTGGGATTCCGGTTCCGCCCGGATGGCTCGATCAATCTGCCCAATGGCCAGCCATGGTGCCTGACGCTGCGCAGCTCCACCAGCCGCCAGTCCGGATCTGCCCCGGCTGACAACTACGTATCCATCGTCCTCGATTCTCTGACCGGGCGCACGATGTCCTACCAACCCTGA